Proteins encoded within one genomic window of Pseudalkalibacillus sp. SCS-8:
- a CDS encoding DUF523 and DUF1722 domain-containing protein, with protein MRSFPTPKIVVSKCLEFDACRYNGDVLKDMTVQTLMPYVEFIPICPEVEIGLGTPRETVRLVSQDGETRMIQPSSKKDLTEDMNTFTKGFLKSIPDVDGFILKNRSPSCGTRDVRIYSGIEKAPVKEKGSGLFGGMVLDQFGMLAVEEEGRLTNFTIREHFLTKLYTLAAFRELKKEPTIQKLIQFQSVNKYLFMAYNQTRLKNMGRIIANHKTYDTIDQVYEEYETELHRMFQKAARYTSNINVCQHIMGYFSDDLSKKERDHFLHLLERYKSRKIPLSNLLSILKSWVLRFDNDYLLQQSFFEPYPEDLVEMADSGKGRSYA; from the coding sequence ATGCGATCCTTTCCAACTCCTAAAATCGTCGTTAGTAAATGTTTAGAATTCGATGCGTGCCGGTATAATGGCGACGTCTTGAAAGATATGACCGTGCAAACCCTCATGCCTTATGTCGAATTTATCCCCATCTGTCCGGAGGTCGAAATCGGTCTGGGGACACCAAGGGAAACGGTACGTCTTGTTTCGCAAGATGGAGAGACAAGAATGATCCAGCCCTCATCTAAAAAAGATCTGACAGAGGATATGAATACGTTTACCAAGGGCTTTTTAAAATCCATTCCGGACGTGGACGGATTCATTTTAAAGAATCGTTCACCTAGCTGCGGGACGCGGGATGTGCGGATCTATAGCGGGATTGAAAAAGCACCGGTCAAAGAGAAAGGAAGCGGACTGTTTGGAGGAATGGTCCTCGATCAGTTCGGTATGCTTGCTGTAGAGGAAGAAGGACGGCTGACGAATTTCACCATCAGAGAGCATTTCCTTACGAAGTTATATACCCTGGCTGCATTTCGGGAGTTAAAGAAAGAGCCAACAATCCAAAAACTGATTCAATTTCAGTCTGTAAATAAATATTTGTTCATGGCTTATAATCAGACACGCCTCAAGAATATGGGTCGGATCATCGCAAATCACAAAACGTACGATACCATCGACCAGGTGTATGAGGAGTATGAAACTGAACTCCATCGCATGTTCCAAAAAGCTGCACGGTACACATCCAACATCAACGTCTGTCAGCATATCATGGGCTACTTTTCAGATGATCTGAGTAAGAAGGAGAGAGATCATTTCCTACACTTGCTTGAACGGTATAAGTCCCGGAAGATTCCACTCAGCAATTTATTAAGTATATTAAAATCATGGGTACTACGATTTGATAATGACTATCTCCTGCAACAATCCTTTTTCGAGCCTTACCCCGAGGATCTCGTCGAAATGGCGGACTCAGGTAAAGGAAGAAGCTATGCCTGA
- a CDS encoding uracil-DNA glycosylase: protein MEILKNEWADVLNSEFEKDYYQRLREQLKVEYGNHTVFPDMYEIFNALHYTDYNDVKVVLIGQDPYHGPGQAHGLSFSVQPGVKQPPSLKNIFKELQSDLGHDIPDHGSLVHWAKQGVLLLNTVLTVRKKEPNSHKGLGWEQFTNTVIQSLNERETPLVFLLWGRHAQQKEELITNDHHLILKSPHPSPFSANKGFFGSRPFSRINQFLREQGLEEIDWEIPPIEEETK from the coding sequence ATGGAAATATTGAAAAATGAGTGGGCAGATGTCCTTAACAGTGAGTTTGAAAAAGACTATTATCAACGTTTACGAGAACAGCTGAAGGTGGAGTATGGTAATCATACTGTATTTCCGGATATGTATGAGATCTTCAATGCGCTCCATTATACGGATTACAACGACGTCAAGGTGGTTTTAATCGGGCAGGATCCTTACCATGGGCCTGGACAGGCGCACGGGCTCAGCTTTTCGGTTCAGCCAGGCGTCAAGCAGCCCCCGTCTTTGAAGAACATCTTTAAAGAGCTTCAATCCGATTTAGGGCATGACATTCCTGACCATGGATCACTTGTCCATTGGGCGAAGCAAGGGGTCTTATTATTGAACACAGTCCTCACCGTACGGAAAAAGGAGCCGAATTCCCATAAAGGATTGGGATGGGAACAGTTCACGAATACAGTCATCCAATCGTTGAATGAACGAGAAACTCCACTTGTCTTCTTATTATGGGGAAGACATGCTCAGCAGAAGGAAGAGTTGATCACGAATGATCACCATCTGATTCTTAAATCTCCTCATCCTAGTCCTTTTTCTGCAAACAAAGGCTTTTTCGGAAGCAGACCATTTTCAAGGATCAACCAATTCTTACGTGAACAGGGGCTTGAGGAAATCGATTGGGAAATTCCACCGATTGAAGAGGAGACAAAATAA
- a CDS encoding Hint domain-containing protein, with the protein MYRISERLSLTNKEFILNGQDEDRERDKDKDKDKDKDKDKDKERKRMWLPTMPPEGCFAEDTKVLMENGETKPIQSLKIFDNNTKTGDRVKVLGGTSATVIDLIRGPEEIPMVNLTIKVYDGKKFKDVYISITEKHPVLVRFNYLIQASWIEPNEVVHTQWGPGTVKKIERKETKKDVWNFVLGSEKFLEQSLYGDRDLRFAFSANSLLGLPPKDHIIFAEGVALATWSLQTQLSAVLKNGININEFV; encoded by the coding sequence ATGTACAGAATAAGTGAGCGATTAAGTTTAACAAATAAAGAATTTATATTGAATGGGCAAGATGAAGACAGGGAAAGGGACAAGGACAAAGACAAAGATAAAGATAAGGATAAGGATAAGGATAAAGAAAGGAAAAGAATGTGGTTACCTACTATGCCCCCTGAGGGGTGTTTTGCAGAAGACACCAAAGTACTTATGGAAAATGGTGAGACTAAACCCATTCAATCTCTAAAAATCTTTGATAATAATACAAAAACCGGAGATAGAGTTAAAGTCTTAGGTGGAACTTCAGCAACTGTTATAGATTTAATAAGGGGACCTGAAGAGATCCCAATGGTTAATTTAACTATAAAAGTATACGATGGTAAGAAATTTAAAGATGTATATATCAGTATAACTGAGAAGCACCCAGTCCTAGTACGTTTTAATTATCTAATCCAAGCCAGCTGGATTGAGCCCAACGAGGTTGTTCACACACAATGGGGACCAGGTACAGTTAAAAAAATTGAACGAAAAGAGACAAAAAAAGATGTATGGAATTTTGTTTTAGGTAGTGAAAAATTCCTAGAGCAGTCCTTATATGGAGACAGAGATTTACGCTTTGCTTTTTCAGCAAATAGTCTTCTTGGTTTACCTCCAAAAGATCATATAATTTTTGCTGAAGGGGTTGCTCTAGCAACCTGGTCTCTTCAAACTCAGTTATCTGCGGTTCTTAAAAACGGAATTAATATTAATGAATTTGTCTAA
- a CDS encoding flavin reductase family protein → MRKPTDKMVMHSYPGMVAIVTVSYGGEDNVMAAGWHSYISYDPAIYGVAIGRERHTHKLVKKAGSFAINFLSYENAEFIQQCGTYSGSNTDKFELGNMSFDRGITTDAPILHDAYVAYECKTIDVNTYGDHDWFVADITKFYRDDTFFDEKGLPDFDILDIPLYLGRSRYLRADSSSVIKKFMV, encoded by the coding sequence TTGAGGAAACCGACAGATAAAATGGTCATGCATAGTTATCCTGGAATGGTAGCCATTGTGACGGTATCCTATGGTGGAGAGGATAATGTCATGGCGGCAGGCTGGCACTCTTACATATCCTATGATCCAGCAATTTACGGCGTTGCGATCGGTCGTGAACGCCATACCCACAAGCTCGTAAAAAAAGCGGGTTCGTTCGCCATCAATTTTTTGTCTTACGAGAATGCCGAGTTCATTCAGCAATGCGGAACCTATTCAGGAAGCAATACAGACAAGTTCGAGCTTGGAAACATGTCGTTCGACAGAGGGATCACAACCGATGCACCGATTCTGCACGATGCCTATGTCGCGTATGAGTGTAAGACGATCGATGTGAATACATATGGAGATCATGATTGGTTCGTAGCGGATATCACGAAATTTTACAGAGACGATACGTTTTTTGATGAAAAAGGATTACCAGACTTTGATATTTTGGACATACCGCTCTACCTCGGCCGTTCCCGTTATTTGCGAGCCGATTCATCAAGTGTCATTAAGAAGTTCATGGTGTGA
- the eis gene encoding enhanced intracellular survival protein Eis, with product MEIRRLPVEDIKSFIELVSRSYPGMKVRTEDEIQKMADRFIELQESDKTTALYGAYQSEKLVGGMRLHDFEMTFYDQAVPVGGIGMVAVDLLHKKERIAKRLLEYFHNHYLMQGTYMTALYPFRPDFYRKMGYGYGAKKNRFRVKPMHLPKGGSKSHLSYLTVEHADDLTAYYNKTASHTHGLFLRTPSDFERSMKQPGHIMVGFIENEEIRGYAGFSFHAEPEDSFLQNDIIVHEIMYENDTVLSELLTFFHSQQDQVRSIYFDTQDEHFHHLLENPSNGTEQLIPHVFHESNTQGVGVMYRLLDAKKFLEKVSEHDFNRMTLSLDINLTDTFQPTNHKKFQMNVVEGHLTTKIVSGKTTEISLDVSDFTSMLMGVVPFDALHTYGRATISDKGDVDTVTKLFHTHKKPICMTRF from the coding sequence ATGGAAATCAGAAGGTTGCCAGTTGAAGATATCAAATCCTTTATCGAGCTGGTGAGTCGTTCCTATCCAGGTATGAAGGTTCGTACTGAAGACGAAATACAGAAGATGGCGGACCGTTTCATTGAATTACAAGAAAGTGATAAGACGACTGCCCTGTATGGCGCTTATCAATCTGAGAAACTGGTCGGCGGAATGCGTCTTCATGATTTTGAAATGACGTTTTACGATCAAGCTGTGCCGGTGGGTGGAATCGGCATGGTAGCAGTCGATTTACTCCATAAGAAAGAACGGATTGCGAAAAGACTGCTTGAGTATTTTCATAATCACTACTTGATGCAAGGTACATACATGACCGCCCTTTATCCTTTCCGGCCGGACTTTTATCGGAAAATGGGATACGGGTATGGAGCGAAAAAGAACCGGTTCCGAGTGAAGCCGATGCACTTGCCAAAAGGCGGATCGAAATCCCACCTATCCTATCTTACGGTTGAGCATGCAGATGACCTTACTGCTTATTACAATAAAACGGCCTCTCATACACATGGGCTTTTTCTGCGGACGCCATCTGATTTTGAAAGGTCGATGAAACAGCCCGGCCATATTATGGTTGGTTTTATTGAGAACGAGGAAATCAGGGGATATGCCGGCTTTTCTTTTCATGCTGAACCGGAAGACAGCTTTCTTCAGAACGATATCATCGTCCATGAAATAATGTATGAAAATGATACGGTGCTTTCGGAATTGCTTACATTCTTCCATAGCCAACAGGATCAGGTGCGTTCCATTTATTTCGACACACAGGATGAACATTTCCATCACCTGCTTGAAAATCCCAGCAATGGTACAGAGCAGTTGATACCGCATGTCTTCCATGAGAGCAACACTCAGGGTGTCGGGGTCATGTATCGGCTTCTCGATGCTAAGAAATTCCTTGAGAAGGTGTCGGAGCATGATTTCAATAGGATGACTCTATCACTGGACATCAACCTGACAGACACCTTCCAGCCAACCAATCACAAGAAGTTTCAGATGAATGTGGTAGAGGGTCATCTGACCACAAAAATTGTCTCTGGAAAAACGACAGAGATTTCACTGGATGTGTCAGATTTCACCTCCATGCTGATGGGTGTCGTGCCTTTCGATGCGTTGCACACATATGGTAGGGCAACCATCTCCGATAAAGGTGATGTAGACACAGTAACAAAGCTGTTCCATACACATAAAAAACCGATCTGCATGACTCGGTTTTAA
- a CDS encoding GNAT family protein, with protein MITKSLRKGERVYLGRFTEEDLDKVSEWYHDDEYMRCMDAAPSFPLLKRDFKDWVELKPREQKSYLFAIRMIEDDRVVGWVDLDDILWPHRNAWLAIGIGERSLWDQGLGYETMELVLNFAFLELNLHRIQLTVFSYNKRAIKLYERLGFQYEGAQREFLQRDGERYDMLMYGILSREWSNRTTQ; from the coding sequence ATGATTACGAAATCGTTACGTAAAGGGGAAAGAGTTTATTTAGGCCGTTTCACTGAGGAGGATTTGGATAAAGTATCTGAATGGTACCATGATGATGAGTATATGCGGTGCATGGATGCTGCCCCATCCTTTCCCTTATTGAAACGTGACTTCAAGGATTGGGTCGAATTGAAACCGAGAGAGCAGAAGTCCTATCTGTTTGCGATCCGGATGATCGAGGACGATCGTGTTGTCGGATGGGTCGATTTAGATGATATCCTTTGGCCCCACAGAAATGCATGGCTCGCAATTGGAATCGGAGAACGCAGCTTATGGGATCAAGGCCTCGGATACGAAACAATGGAGCTTGTTTTGAATTTCGCGTTCCTTGAACTGAATCTGCACCGGATACAGCTGACCGTTTTCAGCTACAACAAAAGAGCGATCAAACTATACGAACGTCTCGGCTTCCAATATGAAGGCGCACAGCGTGAATTCCTCCAACGGGATGGAGAACGCTATGACATGCTTATGTATGGCATTTTAAGCCGAGAGTGGAGTAATCGAACAACACAATAA
- a CDS encoding YojF family protein: protein MDLIDIAKVQPLIERFTGKDVYIHLETTNGAYASHFNEKTFSAGAYIRNGKIRYTRGKITGEGPYRVGLKMDLGWIYAEGITHWELDARNRLLMAGHDREGKLAVALQISETPFE, encoded by the coding sequence TTGGATTTGATTGATATCGCCAAGGTACAGCCGCTCATCGAACGGTTTACAGGAAAAGACGTCTATATCCATCTGGAGACGACCAACGGAGCTTATGCCTCTCATTTTAATGAGAAGACGTTCTCTGCTGGAGCATATATCCGGAACGGCAAAATACGCTATACACGTGGGAAGATTACTGGTGAGGGTCCATACAGAGTCGGTTTGAAAATGGATCTCGGGTGGATCTATGCAGAAGGAATTACCCATTGGGAGTTGGACGCGAGGAACCGTTTGTTAATGGCCGGTCATGATAGAGAAGGAAAGCTCGCTGTCGCTCTTCAAATCAGCGAAACACCTTTTGAATAA
- the bshB2 gene encoding bacillithiol biosynthesis deacetylase BshB2 has protein sequence MEKHVLIIFPHPDDEAFGVSGSIAQFTGSGTPVTYMCLTLGEMGRNMGNPPFATRESLPEVRKQELLKAADVLGIKDLRMMGLRDKTIEFEDPEKLVGIFIDAINELDPSLIITFYPGYSVHPDHDACGAAVIEAVRRLPESKRPKVECVAFSHNCEEELGKPDVIRDVSKFMNKKLDTLDAHKSQTAGLMAGMKKRLQANEEELMNWIQFERFWTYPFENNDEKTGS, from the coding sequence ATGGAAAAGCACGTGTTGATTATTTTTCCTCATCCTGATGATGAAGCCTTCGGTGTTTCTGGTTCGATCGCGCAATTCACTGGAAGTGGAACACCGGTCACGTATATGTGTCTGACATTAGGAGAAATGGGACGGAATATGGGGAATCCGCCATTTGCGACACGGGAATCCCTGCCTGAAGTACGGAAACAGGAATTACTTAAGGCTGCTGATGTACTTGGAATTAAGGACCTGCGTATGATGGGACTTCGGGATAAAACAATCGAGTTTGAAGATCCTGAAAAGCTGGTAGGTATTTTTATAGATGCAATCAATGAGCTCGATCCATCGTTGATCATCACCTTTTATCCAGGGTACAGCGTCCATCCCGATCACGATGCGTGCGGGGCAGCTGTCATTGAAGCGGTCCGACGTCTTCCTGAATCGAAGCGTCCGAAAGTCGAGTGTGTTGCCTTCTCCCACAACTGTGAAGAGGAGCTCGGAAAGCCCGATGTCATCCGCGACGTCAGTAAATTCATGAATAAAAAGCTGGATACGTTGGATGCTCATAAAAGCCAAACCGCCGGATTGATGGCTGGAATGAAGAAAAGACTGCAGGCGAACGAGGAAGAATTGATGAATTGGATTCAATTTGAACGATTTTGGACTTATCCATTCGAAAATAACGATGAAAAAACGGGCTCCTGA
- the msrB gene encoding peptide-methionine (R)-S-oxide reductase MsrB, with translation MAENNTPLQKATFAGGCFWCMVKPFDEMPGIEDVVSGYMGGTLENPTYEEIVAKQDKHREVVQITFNPDIFPYKKLLDIYWPQIDPTDAGGQFYDRGHIYKTAIFYHNEEQKKLAEASKKELEESGKFSKPIVTDILPASEFYPAEEHHQKYYKKHPGHYNAYYKGSGRKDFKEKNWTVEKDDKKLRETLTDMQYKVTQKNGTEPAFNNEYWNNEREGIYVDIVSGEPLFSSKDQYDAGCGWPSFTKPIHVSRIKEKKDLSHFMIRTEVRSQEGDSHLGHVFNDGPGPDGLRYCINSAALRFIPKEDLEKEGYGEYKQLFE, from the coding sequence ATGGCTGAGAATAACACGCCCTTACAGAAAGCGACCTTTGCAGGTGGGTGTTTCTGGTGTATGGTAAAGCCTTTCGATGAAATGCCTGGTATTGAAGACGTCGTATCCGGCTACATGGGCGGGACGCTCGAAAACCCGACATACGAAGAAATCGTTGCAAAACAAGATAAGCATCGTGAAGTCGTCCAGATCACGTTCAATCCGGATATTTTTCCATATAAAAAATTACTGGATATCTATTGGCCGCAAATCGACCCGACGGATGCTGGCGGGCAATTCTATGACCGCGGCCACATTTATAAAACCGCAATCTTTTATCACAATGAAGAGCAGAAGAAACTAGCCGAAGCATCCAAGAAGGAATTAGAAGAGAGCGGAAAATTCAGCAAGCCGATCGTCACGGATATTTTGCCTGCTTCTGAATTCTATCCGGCAGAAGAGCATCATCAGAAATATTATAAAAAGCATCCTGGCCATTATAATGCGTATTATAAAGGCTCCGGTCGTAAGGATTTCAAAGAGAAAAACTGGACCGTTGAAAAGGATGACAAAAAGCTGCGAGAGACACTGACAGACATGCAGTATAAGGTCACCCAGAAAAATGGTACAGAACCGGCTTTTAATAATGAATATTGGAACAATGAGCGGGAAGGCATCTATGTCGACATCGTTTCTGGGGAACCATTATTCAGTTCCAAAGACCAATATGATGCGGGCTGCGGATGGCCGAGCTTTACGAAGCCCATCCATGTTTCACGAATCAAGGAAAAGAAGGACTTGAGTCATTTCATGATCCGTACAGAAGTACGCAGTCAAGAGGGCGATTCCCATCTTGGTCATGTCTTCAACGACGGTCCAGGTCCTGATGGCCTAAGGTACTGCATCAATTCAGCCGCACTCCGTTTCATTCCGAAAGAGGATTTAGAGAAAGAAGGATACGGCGAGTACAAGCAACTGTTTGAATAA
- a CDS encoding class I SAM-dependent methyltransferase: MNTFWTNITNLTAILDEHAIPYQYIGGTALHLQGIGEVSDIQVEIQWDLHEKAYELFTPYGPGEIRKTNREGSFAFMMEGLSVAISWTYQTALRTDPYRIEMEVDGLKLWCQSLYGIREEERYTAQVDDFLLEEQKRMTMQNQAAWNQNNYQALINRYGTPEQVARKIQSYPEGRLGPLYPFLDPLKGKSIAHLMGSNGIKGVAMSLLGADVTVVDFSQENAAFAKEVAAASDVPLTYEVADVLSLETKTNYKGQFDYVVMELGVLHYFIDLKPLFRVIHQLLQPGGTFILQEFHPVSTKLITSKGKKHKVDGNYFDPTIKGRQVAYSKYAQDRNDTTEEVLQRKWTLGEVVTAVAQQGLVLELLKEEPNQKIHDIGLPKTFTLVARKSE, encoded by the coding sequence ATGAACACATTTTGGACGAACATCACCAATTTAACAGCGATATTGGACGAACATGCAATTCCCTATCAATACATCGGCGGTACGGCACTTCATCTTCAAGGAATTGGAGAAGTCAGTGACATTCAAGTTGAAATTCAATGGGATCTCCATGAAAAAGCATATGAGCTTTTCACACCTTACGGACCGGGTGAGATTAGAAAGACCAATCGTGAAGGGTCTTTTGCGTTCATGATGGAAGGTTTGTCAGTAGCGATTAGCTGGACCTATCAAACGGCTTTACGAACCGATCCTTATCGAATTGAGATGGAAGTGGATGGGCTAAAGCTGTGGTGCCAATCTCTTTATGGCATACGGGAGGAAGAACGGTACACAGCTCAAGTGGACGATTTTCTCTTAGAGGAACAAAAACGAATGACAATGCAGAACCAAGCAGCCTGGAACCAAAATAATTACCAGGCACTCATCAACCGTTATGGTACCCCTGAACAAGTGGCTCGTAAAATCCAGTCTTATCCGGAAGGAAGGCTTGGTCCCCTTTATCCTTTCCTTGATCCCTTGAAAGGAAAGAGCATAGCCCATTTAATGGGATCAAACGGAATTAAAGGCGTGGCGATGTCCCTACTTGGAGCGGACGTGACCGTCGTTGATTTCTCCCAAGAAAATGCCGCTTTTGCGAAGGAAGTTGCTGCTGCATCTGACGTTCCACTAACCTATGAAGTTGCAGACGTATTGTCTCTGGAAACAAAGACGAATTATAAAGGTCAATTCGACTATGTGGTGATGGAGTTAGGCGTTCTTCATTATTTCATTGATTTGAAGCCCTTATTCCGGGTCATTCATCAGCTTTTACAGCCAGGAGGGACGTTCATCCTTCAAGAATTCCACCCGGTCTCAACCAAACTCATCACCTCGAAGGGTAAGAAGCATAAGGTGGACGGAAATTATTTTGATCCCACGATCAAGGGAAGGCAAGTCGCCTATTCAAAATATGCACAAGACCGGAATGACACGACAGAAGAAGTGTTGCAGCGGAAATGGACGCTAGGTGAAGTCGTCACAGCCGTCGCTCAACAAGGTCTTGTCCTTGAATTGCTGAAGGAAGAGCCCAATCAGAAGATCCATGACATCGGGCTGCCAAAAACATTCACGTTAGTCGCTCGGAAATCGGAATAA
- a CDS encoding PRK06851 family protein — translation MPGKIINYYAGGNTAKGFYSFYDSCLEGLDRLYILKGGPGCGKSSLMKSIGYEWNDKGYDVEFLHCPRDNQSVDGVIIPALKFGIVNGTDPQIIEPKYPGVIEEYVNLGEAWDSTKLTDYREEIYKLNAQIQSAYEEAYSCFAKALAVHDEWEAIYIENMDFSKADQLTQELIEEFFAGKCLHKKAKVCHRYLGAATPKGAVDFVPNLTEDIYKRYFIKGRPGSGKSTMLKKIAAISEEKGFDTEIYHCGFDPNSLDMVIIRELGIAIFDSTAPHEYFPERENDEIVDMYKRAITPGTDEKYATELLDITGRYSSYMKEAIGYLADAKGYHDQLEKYYVDAMDFNKVEDLKAGIETEIKRISMSEQTT, via the coding sequence GTGCCAGGTAAAATCATCAATTATTATGCAGGCGGCAACACAGCCAAAGGTTTTTATAGCTTTTATGACTCATGTCTTGAGGGATTGGATCGTTTATATATCTTAAAAGGCGGTCCCGGATGCGGGAAATCCTCATTAATGAAATCCATAGGTTACGAATGGAATGATAAAGGCTATGATGTCGAATTCCTCCATTGTCCTAGGGATAATCAATCCGTTGATGGGGTCATCATCCCGGCATTGAAATTCGGAATCGTGAACGGGACGGATCCTCAGATCATTGAACCGAAATACCCAGGGGTGATCGAGGAATACGTCAACCTTGGTGAAGCTTGGGATTCAACGAAGCTCACAGACTATCGGGAAGAAATCTATAAGCTGAATGCCCAGATCCAGAGCGCTTATGAAGAAGCTTACAGCTGCTTTGCCAAGGCTCTTGCTGTCCATGATGAATGGGAAGCGATCTATATTGAAAATATGGATTTTTCAAAGGCCGACCAATTGACACAAGAGCTTATTGAAGAATTCTTTGCTGGAAAGTGCCTTCATAAGAAAGCGAAAGTATGTCATCGCTATTTAGGGGCAGCTACACCGAAGGGAGCAGTTGATTTTGTCCCGAATTTGACGGAAGACATCTATAAGCGTTACTTCATCAAAGGCAGGCCTGGTTCAGGAAAGTCGACCATGCTTAAGAAAATCGCTGCGATATCAGAAGAAAAAGGCTTTGATACGGAAATCTATCATTGTGGCTTTGATCCGAACAGTCTCGATATGGTCATCATCCGCGAGCTTGGTATTGCGATCTTCGACAGTACAGCTCCGCACGAATATTTTCCGGAGCGGGAAAACGATGAGATCGTCGATATGTATAAACGCGCCATCACACCTGGAACCGATGAAAAATATGCTACAGAGCTTCTAGATATCACAGGGCGTTATTCCTCCTATATGAAAGAAGCGATCGGATATCTGGCAGATGCGAAAGGATATCATGACCAACTGGAGAAATACTATGTGGATGCGATGGATTTTAATAAAGTAGAGGATCTCAAGGCTGGAATCGAGACCGAAATCAAGCGGATCTCGATGTCCGAACAGACGACTTAA
- a CDS encoding spore morphogenesis/germination protein YwcE, which translates to MSVFLVYLLVATATPLFLWPERKKLAIFQIPFILCMWLYVVLYLSFELSTLVHIILGSIFVANVIFAHVAAFLIFKSHVFDKVKKI; encoded by the coding sequence ATGAGCGTCTTTCTCGTTTATTTACTGGTAGCAACAGCGACCCCGTTATTTTTATGGCCAGAGCGTAAAAAGCTTGCCATCTTCCAAATCCCATTCATCTTGTGTATGTGGCTTTATGTCGTTTTATATTTATCATTTGAATTAAGCACGCTTGTCCATATCATCCTTGGATCGATCTTTGTCGCCAATGTCATCTTTGCGCACGTGGCAGCATTTCTGATCTTCAAATCACACGTTTTTGATAAAGTGAAAAAAATATAA
- the qoxD gene encoding cytochrome aa3 quinol oxidase subunit IV produces MAKKSTQFPWQHVIGFLLSIVLTLAALWAALYAGFSMTMIIVIIVGLAIVQAIIQLLMFMHMTESSNGRHQTHIMLHSAFIAVVLVVGTLWVVSYGFH; encoded by the coding sequence ATGGCTAAAAAGAGTACGCAATTTCCATGGCAGCATGTAATCGGCTTCCTGCTATCGATCGTGCTGACACTCGCTGCATTATGGGCAGCCTTATACGCCGGATTTTCAATGACAATGATCATCGTGATCATCGTCGGTTTAGCAATTGTTCAAGCCATCATCCAGCTGCTCATGTTCATGCACATGACCGAAAGCAGTAACGGAAGACACCAGACCCATATCATGCTCCATTCCGCGTTCATTGCAGTTGTTCTCGTCGTCGGAACCCTATGGGTCGTCTCGTATGGTTTCCATTAA
- the qoxC gene encoding cytochrome aa3 quinol oxidase subunit III, whose protein sequence is MEYVQSEANKHDAPDTPLEYQSETGRLNILGFWIFLGAEIALFATLFATYLVLIGRYADGPVPWELFEVKGVLIETFLLLTSSFTCGLAIHEMRRHSLKGLVAWLGITLVLGVAFLSFEIYEFIHYIHEGASLTTSAYWSGFYVLVGTHGAHVTMGIAWIVLIIIQLFQRGLTKQTTRKVFVASLYWHFLDVVWIFIFTAVYLYGMVIHHG, encoded by the coding sequence ATGGAATATGTGCAATCTGAAGCAAATAAGCACGACGCTCCTGACACGCCCTTGGAATATCAGTCTGAAACAGGAAGGCTGAATATTTTAGGATTCTGGATTTTCTTAGGAGCAGAAATCGCGCTGTTCGCAACGCTATTTGCAACATATCTCGTTCTCATCGGCCGTTATGCGGACGGGCCTGTTCCATGGGAATTGTTCGAGGTGAAAGGGGTCTTGATTGAAACGTTCCTGCTTTTGACCTCAAGCTTCACATGTGGACTGGCGATACATGAAATGCGCAGGCACAGCCTAAAAGGGTTGGTTGCTTGGCTCGGCATTACACTCGTCTTAGGTGTGGCATTCTTGAGCTTCGAGATTTATGAATTCATCCATTACATCCATGAAGGAGCAAGCCTCACCACAAGTGCGTACTGGTCAGGCTTCTATGTTCTTGTCGGAACGCATGGAGCTCATGTCACGATGGGAATCGCCTGGATCGTCTTAATCATCATTCAATTGTTCCAGAGAGGATTGACGAAACAAACGACCCGTAAAGTGTTCGTCGCAAGCTTGTACTGGCACTTTCTAGACGTCGTCTGGATCTTCATTTTCACAGCCGTTTATTTATACGGGATGGTGATACATCATGGCTAA